DNA from Brevinematales bacterium:
ATCAGCCAAGTCCTCGCGGCGTTCGCCTATTCTTTCGGAATGAACGACGAAGCCCTGACACTTGAAAAACAGTCCGCTCAAGTGAAAACTATCGACTTCTTTAGGAAAAACAATTACAGAGCGTTTAGTAACAACTGACAAAGACTTCCCCGGAGAAATCCGGGGATATCTTTTATATCTCCGCGACTGTTAGTATACAAATACAGTACAGAGGGGTTTTCCATGAATAAGACTCAATACGCGGTATGGGTAGAAAATTCGCATAAGGCGAGCGAAAAACAAGTCTTTAATCGTTTCGTGTTTATCCTTTCAAGCGATACCGAAGCCGAGGAAGTATGCAGTTATCTCAACCGCATGAGAATTGAAGAAAACGGTTATACCCACCATTATTATTTTGAACCCGCAGAGCTCACCGAACCTAAAATTTATGTACCGGAGTATTATCACCGAGTCCGCCCGTAATGCTGTCATTATCTTTTTGAAAGAGGAGGATATATGATTTACTGTCAAGAGGAGAGGATTATTCACACAAGACGCCGTACTCATGCCGAAGTCGTCCGCTGGATTAACGAACACAAATATGACCGCGCTGTCTATTGTGTCGAAAGTGAGTATTCCAAAAGAGGAACCCTGGAGCACCTCGCGGTCGAATACCGGAAAATTCCGGTTATGAATTCTCCCGTGTTCGCTTTCTGATATCTTACCCCGGATGATCTCCGGGGTTTTTTATTTTTAAATCTCCCCGCCTGTTATATGTATGAAAGCGGAAATATTAACTTACAGACCGCAGGAGTAAATCTTAAATAGGTTCTCCAACCTGACGTAAGAAATAACCCCGCTTCCAGATTACGGCAGTCCGGTCCCTCGGCTTCGGCTCGGGATCGACGCCGGGAGAGTTTTTCCGGTTTCTCTCTTTCAAGGTGAAAAAATCGGTTTATTATAATCATTACGTTATCCGCCTTTTAGGTATGGAGCGTTTTTGATCGGCGAAGTTTTGAAAGCCGGAGTCCGTTAATCTCCGGTATCCTTTTCACCGTAGTCTAATTTGGCAGGACACGGGAGTTTGAATCCCGAATGTGAAGGTTCGAGTCCTTCCGGTGAATATTTGCGACGGTAGCCAAGAGGTTAAGGCAACAGACTGCAAATCTGTTATTCATGGGTTCAATCCCCATTCGTCGCTAAGGAAATCCGACCGTGTTCATGCTAAACGGCAACGGCTATCGGGGCGCAGGGGATCGCGCCAGTTCCCACCGGTAGAAAAACGGAGAATGTACATTCTCCGGAGAAACATGAGATAGCGGGTAACAGGTGTGATTAGGCTCTACCTGTCCCGCTATTTTTATTTTATCAGGAAAGGGTATTAAAAAGGGAATCTTACCGGAAATCTCAATCTCATGCCTTGTTATCTATTATGCAAGGAGGATACAATGAAGAATATCCACGGAGAAACGGTATGGAACATTGCCGTAAGAGTAGAGGGTAACGACCTTCTTGAGGTCCGTGTCATTAACGATGTTACCGAAGTCAAAAGGACGGACTCTTTCCTTCTCGCGTGGCCGGTCAATCCTGATAATAACAGTAAGACCGGTATCGCTGAGATGATCTGCGGTAAGCGCGGCTGGAATAACAAGGTCGCAATGGCAGCGTAAATATAAAACCCCCTCTCCTCTTTCTTTCAGTATAACCCCGCAAGGAAAGCGGGGTTTTTTATTTATCTTTTTAATAATCGTCAATCGTCGCGTGCCGGGAGATATAATACCCCTATCCATAGAAACTTTCACTCATATATCCATAATTTTACCCTTTTTTACACATCTTTTAGATCATTCACTATCACACCACAAGACCATATTTCACACTTTACTCTATCAAATAATACATATTCCCATAGATAATTTTACTACTCAATATGAATACTAAACCCAATACACGCAATTCCAGCATAGTACCTTAACCCATGCAAATTATTCAGTACACAGGTTAAAGGTACTTTGCTACAAATGCTATAGATGGCATTAATGCCATAGGTAACGCTCTGCACAGTTCCCGTACATCGATATGGGTAAAAAAGCATTACATTTCTCATAATTCATTGTTATATTATACTGTTAGAACGCACATTATTTTACCCATCCCGATATTTTCATCTTTAAGAATATTTCTCTTTATTTTATGCACAACCTATTGACATTATTATATTTATGCGGTAAAATCTATCTTAACCAGAATATGGTAAAGCATGATTTCTTGCTTACCATAATACTTTTTATGTGATTTATAACTCTTTATATAGCTATAACTTATAAATATAAGAAATATGGTATTTCAGGAGTAATATTTATGCCTAATAATGACGCGGGAGATTTAAAAAGAAAAGTGTCTCATCATGTTCTTTTTACCAAAGAAGAAGACCTGAATCTAAAAATGGTCAGGGTTAATTTGGCAAAAAAGAACTATGTTTTTAGTTCAATGAGTAATATGCTTCGTTTTTTAATTCTTCGCGGTATCGATTTTATGGATAAAGATATGGATATCCAGAAGGAAGAAGATAAAAGATTGGTAGATTATAAAACACTTCTTATGAGTGTCGAAAGCATGAAAGACAGTATTATTGATCTTACGGAAAAATTTAAAAAATTGAATATCGGCGTCCAGGACGTATTGAGTACGCGCAAATGATTTCAATACTTTTTCAATGAATACAAGATCGGTATTTGTTATTATTAATAACTACAGTTCTGTTAATATTAACAGAACCCAATAGTATCATTGATATTTCAATGATTACGTTACTATTGATATCGTGTTATTATTAAATTTTGTATCTATTGAATTATGTATTCATTGATTTTGTGATTATTGATACTATTCGGAGAAGATGATGGTTAAGGTTAATAATGGCTACAAAGACCTGAAGGAATACATTGATCTCGCTTCTGATGTAGAAACCAAAGATATTGTTGAAACCATTCGTGAGCGTAAGAATGAGATTATGAAAACCGCAAAGACGGAAGGGCGTAAAGTGAAGAACGGATATTTTGAAATATCCTTTGCTCCGGATAAAACCGTATCGATCGCGGCATTGGCCGCTGATGAAATTTTCATAAACGAGAAGATAGTCAAGGCTCATCATAACGCGGTCAGCGTTGTCTATGACTATCTTAGTAAAAATCTTTCTTATTGCAAAGATGGCGGAAGTTATATAAAAGCGGAGAGTATTGAAGCATACCGGATCGAACACTTCCGAAGCCGGGAGAACGATCCCCATATTCACACTCATTATGTCATTATGAATGAAGTCAATAATTCCGGAGTAAAACGCGCCGTGTCCAGGGGGTTCTATGATGAACTCTCTCTTGACCGGATGTATAATCATCAGTTGAATTACGAACTTCATAAAGCCGGTATAAATTCCTACATGGATAACGGGATTACTAAAATCAAAGGAATATCCGATAATGCGCAAATATACTTCTCAAAGTCAAAATTAAAAATGGATCTTCTCGGCCTTGAGTACGCGGAGAATAATATCGGGGACGAACTTACCGAGGGCGCTGCGGGGCGCATAAACGCACTGAGTTATGTGATGAATAAATCGGATAAATCCCTTACTCATTTATCGGATTTAAAGGAAGTATGGAATAAGGAGTACGCTGACCTTGCCGCGCAGGGTGAAGTGAAAAACGCTTATCTTTTAAAGCCCCAATCAAAACGATCTACTGACGAGATAAAACATCCTTTTTCCGGTGGACGGGAACTTGAAGATATTAATAATGTGGTCAGTCTTGCGATTAAAAATGTAGTGGACCGGCATAGTGTTTTTACTTTGGATAACGTTTTAGAAAGCGTCCGCAAAATATCTGAAGATGTGACAAAAACACCTTACGATATGAAACTGGTCGAGGAGGTGTTGAGTCGTAAGGGTCTTCGCATTGTGGATTATGCGACAAAGAATATCCGGGATTCTTTAATCACTTATCCGTTGTATACCACGTTCGAGGAATGTAAAAAAGAGAAGGATATCATAAACTCGATCAATCTTTTTAAGAAGGGTGAAAGTAAAATATTCATTGAGGAAGATGGGAAAGGGATTCCTGCTAAACTAAAATCATTCATTGATGAGTACAATAAATACTTTTACGATACATTCGGGAAAAGGGAATACCTGAACAAAGGGCAGAGGATGGCGCTAAAAGGCATTCTTTCTAAAGAGAAGTTTTGCGTAATGATCGGGGACGCTGGAACCGGTAAGACTAAACTGATGAACGCGCTTAAATATATATCAGAGAAAAACGGATGGGTGATCGACGGCCTTGCGCATACCGGAGAAGCCTCGAAAGAATTAAGGTATCAGGGTATTGCGGCTCAAACAGTAGATTCTTTCCTTCATCAATATAAACACGCCGATGCAGATGTTTTATCGAAAGTATTGAATAACGAAAAACGAATACTGATAATTGATGAAGCGAGCTTTATTCCGAATAACACGTTTCTTACTTTGATGGAAAAAGCGCAGGCGATGGGTTACGAAAAAATCGTGGTCGTGGGAGATTATAAACAGTTGACGGCCATAAAATCCGGGAATCCTTTCCTTGTTTCAATATACAATACTGGTACAGATAAACTTCTTCGTCTTTCCCAGATCATGCGCCAGGAACAAAACTCGATGTACGCCGAGATGACAAAATACATGGCGGATATCAATAATCTCAACATTCAGGATTTTATTAAAAAGATTGAAAAAATGGGTATTTATTACAAAACGGAAGGCAGTACCGAAGATGGCGAACGTAATTTGAAAGACGCTTGGTCGGTCGTCGATAAGTTCAACGAAATACGGAATAAAAAAGGACAGATTGACACTGTGCTTATTACCAAGACTCACAAAGATAAAGACCTTCTAAATGCTTTTGTGAGACAGACGCTTAAAGAGACGGATGAACTTCTTGAAAGCGGTCTTTCTGCTACGGTATACCGTCCGGTCGATATGACTATTGTTGATGTTTGCAGCATGAAAAGTTATTCTAACGGAATGAAACTCATTTTTCAGAATAACACTTTAGGTATTGAGCGCGGATCGATCGGTATTGTAAAACGTGTTGACGATGAGTTAGGGATTATGGATATCGAGTTTTATAAAGACGGCGTTTACAGCCAGCGTCGCTTAAATCGTAAAGACTTACTTCATATTGAGGACGTTCAGGTTTATGAAAATCGGCAGCTCGCACTCGGGTTGGGTGACATAATCATGTTTCTTAAAAATGAAAAAAAACTCGGTCTTGTCAATGGAGATACTGGCGTGATAGAAGCGGTCGAGAAAGATGAAAAGAACGGCTTTTATATCTCGGTCCATGTTCCTGGAAAGAAGAATACTGTAAAGATTAATCTGGATAGCCTGTATAACTATAATTTTTTCGATTACGGATATGCCAGTACGATTATGAAAACCCAGGGTAAAAGTATCAATAAGGTTATTCTGTATCTTCCCAGCGACGGGTATTATAACTACAATGATCTTTATGTCGCGTTCAGCCGCGGCCGGGAAGAGATACATATATTTACCGACGATATCGATAAACTCATGTACAACCTTCAGAAAGTCTACCTCAAGGAGAGTATTTTACTGACACGTTTATCCGGGAAAAAATCAGAGTATCTCCAAAAAGAAGCAGATCGCTTGTGCGGTCTATATGAAGTTCAGGCGGAGGAAGGTAAACTTAAATACAAAGACCTTGTTCCTTTAATTGAAAAAGAGATTTTCAAAAAGATTAAAGACGGTGATATATCCCACAGTTTTCGCCGGAATTTTGAAGATCGTGAAATGATACTGGATAGATTATTCAAAGAACGGGTGCAAGAAGTCGCAAAGCCGGAAGTGCCTCAACCGAAACAGGGTATGCAAGAAAAGAAAAGGGATGTTTCGGAACAGGCTACTATTGATAAAAAGATAAACTTGAAACCTAATTTTATTTCTTAATGAATATCAATAGTTACAGATTCTATTGAATAATGACGGTATTATTAATAATAACAGTTTTAATGATTACGCCGTAACTATTGATATGTATTCATTGATATCTGTAGTTATTGAAATTATACTTATTGATTGTATTCATTGATTTCTGTTACTATTGAATACTGTTATCATTGATTAGGAATGTTTTTTACGCTTCTGTTATTATTGAATACAAGGAGTCGGATATGGATGATAAATCTCTTTTAGTTCATTATGAACAGATCAACCAGTTACTGAAGACTGGTTTGGAATTTTCGCGGATAAGCGAGAAATACCTGAAAAGATCGAGAGCGTTAAACGACATCTCTTTTTATTATGAAATACTACGCGGACATAAAGACATTGAAAAACTGATCCCTAAAACCTTATTCTTACACGGCTATGACCCTCGGGATTGGAACGAGTTAAAAAAGGAAACTCTTCATTACATCATCGATCACTTAGAGGATTATGATTTTGTTTATGATCCTGATTTAGCTAATCCGGACCCAGATAAAACGCCCGCGGCGATTTTTATGAAAATAATCCAGAACGCGGTAATGAACGCATATATCCGTCTTATGATCGATATGGGAGATACCGCTATCAATCTCGTTCGCGTCGGAACTGTATTTATGAACGCCGATGATGTAACAAAGCATTGTTTTATCTGCGGTGCCCCGGGAACGGGGAAAACCCTTTTACTCCGAGATATTATATTTCAGTATAAAGGTCATCATAATATGATTATTTACGATTTTAAAGGTGACTTTACAAATATATTTTATGAAGACGGCCTTGACTATATATTCAATCCTCTTGATGACAGGTGTTTGAACTGGAATATATTTGACGAAATTGCGAAACAAACCGGCATTGAAAGAGAAACGTTAATCGATTCAATTACACATTCTTTGATCCCGGATATCAACGATAAGCGTGATGCGTTCTGGCGCGAAGGCGCAAGGGTTATCCTTCGCGGTATCATCAATTTCATCGATCAATACCTCCCGGATTTCTTGAAGAATAACGGGACGGTATACTATTATCTTACTAAAAACTATGTCGAATTATCCGTTATTATTCGGGAAGTTGAACCTTTATCGAGGCAGTTTCTTTCAAAAGATATGCCCGAAACCACCCAGGGGATAATGGCTGTTTTGACGCAGTACGCCACTCCGTTTCGGATATTCGCAAAGATTGGTTTCGGGTGTTTAGAGGAAGCATACACCGGCGCGCTTGATAAACTGCTCTTTGAGCGGTACACGGACTGGTTCTCTTTAAAATCCAGAAACGATATAAAGGAATTGGAAACAGAGTTCTATAACGATATTCACAACATTATCTACCATGACGACGGTTCGGAAAATAAAAAGAATAGTTCCGAAAAAGCACATACCGATAAGTTAAAGTACAATAAGATACTCGACAGTTATATCCGCGGAAAGGAAAGATTCACTATTTACGATTGGGTACATGGTTGCGATAATCCTGGGAAAAAATCGACGATATTCATCACTTCCATTTCTACACAGGAAGCGTCGCTTAAACCTCTTTTATCGTTGTTTATCGAATTACTGGTAAAGGAAACCCTTGCTCTCGAAGAAAATCTTTCCCGGAGAATGTTTTTTATTCTCGATGAACTCGGAACTTTACAAAAACTCGATAAATTGATATCCGCATTGAATCAGGGTAGATCGAAAGGTATGTCGGTTTATATCGCAATACAGGATTTTGGACAGCTTGACGATATCTACGGCGAACATCATACAAAGTCTATTATTAATAACTGTAACACAAAATGCGTATTTGCAGTTACGGAGCCGCGTACTTCTCGTTTCTTTGAAGAGATGTTCGGACGTAGTGAAATCATGCAGAGACGTTCGACGGTAAGTTTCAGCGGATCGGTAGGCCAATGGCAGGTGGGTACGAGTATTGATATAAAAGAAAAACAGGCGGTTCCCGCTGATAAGATATCTTCGCAGGAAACATATTTCTTCTATTTTACCAGCAGTATTACTAAAGATGTCGTGGTACATGCGAATATCGTCGTGGATGCGGAGCATCATAAACTTGCTCAATTACGGAAAAAAGAAAAAGAAAAGTATCCTGTTTATGTTGCATTTAATTATCAGGAAAAAGAAGATATCAACAGCCTTAATAACTACCTGAATGATCTTAGTTTTTCGATCATCGGAGAAAAGATTGCTGGCGAACAGGAACTAAAAGATAAAAAGGCGGAAAAGAAGCATTATGAAGAAGAGCTTAATTCTTTGAATTCGGATATCGATGAATATACAACCCGTATTGACAGCGCAAAGGGTTTATTGGCGGATCTTAAAAAGGAAAAAGACGATAAAATGAAAGAACATGACGAATTGGAGAAATATATCGAGTCGATCGAACGGGTGAACGCGAAAATGAAAGCAGAGGTGAATAATATGCAAAAGGGCGGTCCGAAAAAAGAGTAAAGAAAGCCTTGTTTGTATTTTAACGTTTCATTTTATGGATAAAAAAAATTAGAATCTATATAATTGTTATTACTCATAGGAGGAAATAAATCAATGGACAGAAAATTCTTTTTTGATGCAGGACGCGACGATCTTCTCAAGCAGAAATCTTACATTGAAGCACTTGGATTGCGTAAGTATGTCGAAAAAAGACTTTTGCCTGAAGTTATGGGGTATAATACCCAGAAAGGCAAGGAGTATGTCAACCGCTGGGTTGCTCTATACCTGATGAAAAAGTTTGAGGAAAAGCACGATCTTCTTATGCCGTTCGTATCGCTTCCGATTATTTCGTACCAGTTGTTTCCGGAATACATATTCGGGGAAGCTGAAGCAAAGATGCTGAAACATATCACTTTGTCGAAGTATTCGGATAAATTGTGCCCGATATGCGGCGCGCCGATCGATGAAGATTCTGAACTTCTTCCCGCTTTTCATTTTGATCTTGTCGATAAGGGTCTTGAATTGAATAGTATCAAGGATGATGAAGTCGTAGAGTATTACTACGATATCAGAATGGACAATCTTGCTCTTGTTTGTTCTAACTGTATGTACACCATTTTTACCGAAATGGGGGATGACAGGATTGCACAGGGTAAACTTACTGAAGAAAAGATGAAGGATCATTTCTTACGGATGAACCCCGGCGTTAAAATCACGGATGATGATTACTCCGGTTATCGCCAGCTTGCTTCGATACTGTCATACCTCGGCCATCAGACTATTCCTTTTATAGACTTTGGGCGGTATGAAAAGTTTGTTAATTACAAGATGTTTGACTTCATCCGTTCTTCATATTATACCGATCTGGAAGAAGTAGTCGGTAAAGATTTATCGGACGTCTCTTCTTCTACAAATACCGCTGAACTTCAGGAAGCTGAAAAGGATTTCGAGTTTATGATTAACGGACTGATCGATACACTTGATAAAGATGAAAACGGAAAGTATGTTTTTACTGAAGAAGAAGAACATCTTCTCCGTAATGGTATCGGGGATTTGTTCGAGAAACATACTGATAAATTCATCGAAGTTTTCCGTAATAAAACAGCGGAACAAGATGAAAATATCTCGGAAGAATAAGGAGGATATATGTCCAGAATGATAAATATATCGGGTAGAGTTGAGAAAAAGTCGCCGGAAAATGTCTTTGACGGCTTGGATGAATGTCCTATTTCCGAACGGGAACATTTTATTAATCGAGTTGTCTTTTCCTTGATTCCTGATAACGATGAAAGAAATAAAGTGTTTTACGAAATGGCACGGCAGACATTTGAAGGAGTTCTCAAGCATATTTTTACTTCTATGCCGGGATATCTTTGGAATAACGGTACGGTGTATTTCCTACTCAACAAGACTCCGAATGAACTTGGAAAACTGATAAAAAACACCGCACCTTTAGCGGCTGATTATCTTTCTCGTGATAATATTACTCTGCAAAGCGTGTTGGCGATATTGAGCTCGGTTAAATCTGAATTTGAATATGATCCGGTTAATCCGGCACTCTATCAATGAGGTATTTTGAATGGATAACAACGTAAAAAGGTTTATGAACAATGACCCGCTTCATTTTTTCGAGAAGTTTCGTTTCCCCGAGACGAAAATTAAATACCGCCAGGGTTCGACTTATGGGTCAAAAGATGTTCTTTGTTATGCTTACATTGAAAGCGATACCTATGTTTCTACGCTGAACGAAATATTGGGTCCGCAGAATTGGAGTATCGTAAATCAAGAAGTTTATCCTTCCCCTTTAAATGGTACTATTCTTTATTCCGTCAGTATTACCGCTGAATTTAATATTGACGGGAATATTGTAAGACGCGGTAACGTCGGGGATAATGCGGGTTCCGTTAAGACTGCTTTCACCAGCGCGTTTAAGCGTACCTGCGAGATGCTCGGACTCGGGCAGTATCTCAACGATATGACTTTGGCTTTTCCGGGTGAACTGTCTATGGCTCCCGGCGACAACAAAAAAAGAATGTATCCGGTTATCGATGGGTATGTGGTATACCCCGGCGACCTGAATACCGCGATCCACGATTTCTTAATCCGCTCCAAAGCGGCGTAAGGTGTAGTAATGTTTTACCTGAAAAATGATAATACAACAGAAGAAAAGAGGATAATATAAAGGCGGAAATATGTTTGATATGAAATTTAGTGGTAATTTTAAGAATAAGTTTGCGCTCCGGATTATTGAAGTATTGACTTTCAGTATCAGCGCTTACCTTACAATATCTCTATTCATTTTTCTTCTGGGCGAGACCACCAGCTTATTTGTTCCTATTGTCTGCGCGGTAGTCGTGGATACTGTAAAGGGTTTTACATTTTACAGCTTGCTCCGGATGAAAAAAATCGGGTATAAAACACTTTCAGTTGGTTTTATATTCGTTTCCATACTTTTTGTGGGCGCAATGTTTTTTTCACTCATCGCTTCCGCCGGTTATATCCTTCAAAATATATCCGCCGACGATTATATGGCGGCGAATAAATCCGGCCTGATCGTCTCGTATGAGGATGAAATCAAGATTAAGCAGGATAAAATCAATAACCTTAAAGCTAATACCATGATGTACAAAGAAGATTATAAGAATGGTAAAATAGAGCAAAAAGATTATCTCTTGCAGGAAAAATTAAACCTCAATAATATCGAGAAAATCAATAAGGAAATATCCGAGTTAAAAAATAAGAAAGATGTTTATATGACGACACTTGAAACTAACAGTCAGCTT
Protein-coding regions in this window:
- a CDS encoding AAA family ATPase, which encodes MVKVNNGYKDLKEYIDLASDVETKDIVETIRERKNEIMKTAKTEGRKVKNGYFEISFAPDKTVSIAALAADEIFINEKIVKAHHNAVSVVYDYLSKNLSYCKDGGSYIKAESIEAYRIEHFRSRENDPHIHTHYVIMNEVNNSGVKRAVSRGFYDELSLDRMYNHQLNYELHKAGINSYMDNGITKIKGISDNAQIYFSKSKLKMDLLGLEYAENNIGDELTEGAAGRINALSYVMNKSDKSLTHLSDLKEVWNKEYADLAAQGEVKNAYLLKPQSKRSTDEIKHPFSGGRELEDINNVVSLAIKNVVDRHSVFTLDNVLESVRKISEDVTKTPYDMKLVEEVLSRKGLRIVDYATKNIRDSLITYPLYTTFEECKKEKDIINSINLFKKGESKIFIEEDGKGIPAKLKSFIDEYNKYFYDTFGKREYLNKGQRMALKGILSKEKFCVMIGDAGTGKTKLMNALKYISEKNGWVIDGLAHTGEASKELRYQGIAAQTVDSFLHQYKHADADVLSKVLNNEKRILIIDEASFIPNNTFLTLMEKAQAMGYEKIVVVGDYKQLTAIKSGNPFLVSIYNTGTDKLLRLSQIMRQEQNSMYAEMTKYMADINNLNIQDFIKKIEKMGIYYKTEGSTEDGERNLKDAWSVVDKFNEIRNKKGQIDTVLITKTHKDKDLLNAFVRQTLKETDELLESGLSATVYRPVDMTIVDVCSMKSYSNGMKLIFQNNTLGIERGSIGIVKRVDDELGIMDIEFYKDGVYSQRRLNRKDLLHIEDVQVYENRQLALGLGDIIMFLKNEKKLGLVNGDTGVIEAVEKDEKNGFYISVHVPGKKNTVKINLDSLYNYNFFDYGYASTIMKTQGKSINKVILYLPSDGYYNYNDLYVAFSRGREEIHIFTDDIDKLMYNLQKVYLKESILLTRLSGKKSEYLQKEADRLCGLYEVQAEEGKLKYKDLVPLIEKEIFKKIKDGDISHSFRRNFEDREMILDRLFKERVQEVAKPEVPQPKQGMQEKKRDVSEQATIDKKINLKPNFIS
- a CDS encoding type IV secretion system DNA-binding domain-containing protein, encoding MDDKSLLVHYEQINQLLKTGLEFSRISEKYLKRSRALNDISFYYEILRGHKDIEKLIPKTLFLHGYDPRDWNELKKETLHYIIDHLEDYDFVYDPDLANPDPDKTPAAIFMKIIQNAVMNAYIRLMIDMGDTAINLVRVGTVFMNADDVTKHCFICGAPGTGKTLLLRDIIFQYKGHHNMIIYDFKGDFTNIFYEDGLDYIFNPLDDRCLNWNIFDEIAKQTGIERETLIDSITHSLIPDINDKRDAFWREGARVILRGIINFIDQYLPDFLKNNGTVYYYLTKNYVELSVIIREVEPLSRQFLSKDMPETTQGIMAVLTQYATPFRIFAKIGFGCLEEAYTGALDKLLFERYTDWFSLKSRNDIKELETEFYNDIHNIIYHDDGSENKKNSSEKAHTDKLKYNKILDSYIRGKERFTIYDWVHGCDNPGKKSTIFITSISTQEASLKPLLSLFIELLVKETLALEENLSRRMFFILDELGTLQKLDKLISALNQGRSKGMSVYIAIQDFGQLDDIYGEHHTKSIINNCNTKCVFAVTEPRTSRFFEEMFGRSEIMQRRSTVSFSGSVGQWQVGTSIDIKEKQAVPADKISSQETYFFYFTSSITKDVVVHANIVVDAEHHKLAQLRKKEKEKYPVYVAFNYQEKEDINSLNNYLNDLSFSIIGEKIAGEQELKDKKAEKKHYEEELNSLNSDIDEYTTRIDSAKGLLADLKKEKDDKMKEHDELEKYIESIERVNAKMKAEVNNMQKGGPKKE